In Pseudomonas sp. R76, one genomic interval encodes:
- a CDS encoding PepSY domain-containing protein has translation MLKKTLVALCATTALLSAGAALADKPGAGWITIEKAIEVAKTKAGYVEVYAAEADDNGYWEVKGRKSDGTVYEARIDGASGNILRDQKD, from the coding sequence ATGCTGAAGAAAACCTTAGTCGCCCTGTGTGCAACCACCGCTTTGCTGAGTGCCGGCGCAGCCCTGGCCGATAAGCCGGGCGCGGGCTGGATTACCATTGAAAAGGCCATCGAAGTGGCCAAGACCAAGGCCGGGTACGTTGAGGTCTACGCGGCCGAAGCGGACGACAATGGCTATTGGGAAGTCAAAGGCCGCAAGTCCGATGGCACGGTCTATGAAGCACGTATCGACGGCGCCTCGGGCAATATCCTGCGTGACCAGAAAGACTGA
- a CDS encoding C39 family peptidase: protein MRLVAVLLLLALTGPTWAGQVAIVMPGGGLMYKKVESIRERKFANLVEQKTDFSCGAAALATILRQAYWMDVDEDHVIKGMLVNADQDLVRTQGFSMLDMKRYLESIHMRAKGYRITPEVLITVKVPVVVLLEIRGYKHFVVMQRADKDWVYIGDPVLGNKRYAKDDFIKGWNGIVFAVIGEGYDKTNALLTPPAPLTAKNQLNEFSPVRDSELMDFGFIQSDFF from the coding sequence ATGCGCCTCGTTGCCGTCCTCCTTTTGCTCGCACTCACCGGCCCGACCTGGGCAGGCCAAGTGGCAATCGTCATGCCCGGTGGCGGGCTGATGTACAAAAAGGTCGAGAGCATCCGCGAGCGCAAATTCGCCAACCTGGTGGAACAGAAAACCGATTTCAGCTGCGGTGCCGCCGCGCTGGCGACCATCTTGCGCCAAGCCTATTGGATGGACGTGGATGAAGACCACGTCATCAAGGGCATGCTGGTCAATGCCGACCAGGATTTGGTGCGCACCCAGGGCTTCTCGATGCTCGACATGAAGCGCTACCTGGAAAGCATCCACATGCGCGCCAAGGGCTACCGGATTACGCCCGAAGTACTGATCACCGTGAAAGTGCCGGTAGTGGTGCTGCTGGAGATTCGCGGCTACAAGCACTTCGTGGTGATGCAGCGTGCCGACAAGGACTGGGTGTACATCGGTGACCCCGTGCTGGGTAACAAGCGCTATGCCAAAGACGATTTCATCAAAGGCTGGAATGGCATCGTGTTCGCGGTTATCGGCGAGGGCTACGACAAGACCAACGCCTTGCTCACCCCGCCCGCCCCACTGACCGCCAAGAACCAGCTGAACGAGTTCAGCCCGGTACGCGACAGTGAATTGATGGACTTCGGTTTCATCCAGAGCGACTTCTTCTAG
- a CDS encoding sigma-54 dependent transcriptional regulator produces the protein MVVTPVQRRLLVVDPCEDCHALLPGLRTAGWEVDSCALGAVGDRSCDVGLLRLQPEHLERPEAVKELISRSGTEWIAVLSQDVLRLQNVGDFVCEWFFDFHTLPFDVARVQVTLGRAFGMARLRGKGYALVDEPEHELLGDSRPIRELRKLLAKLAPTESPVLIRGDSGTGKELVAKTLHRQSQRHAKPFVAINCGAIPEHLIQSELFGHEKGAFTGAHQRKVGRIEAAHGGTLFLDEIGDLPMELQANLLRFLQEKQIERVGGSQPIPVDVRVLAATHVDLEAAVAKGTFREDLYYRLNVLQVITAPLRERHGDVAMLANHFSRFYSQETGRRPRSFSEDALVAMGQHPWPGNVRELANRVRRGLVLAEGRQIEAVDLGLQGEQAIAPPMATLEDYKHRAERQALCDVLNRHSDNLSVAARVLGVSRPTFYRLLHKHQIR, from the coding sequence ATGGTTGTTACACCTGTCCAACGTCGCCTGCTCGTGGTCGATCCCTGTGAGGATTGCCACGCGCTATTACCCGGCTTGCGCACGGCCGGGTGGGAAGTGGACAGCTGTGCGCTGGGCGCCGTAGGTGATCGTTCCTGTGATGTGGGCTTGCTGCGCTTGCAGCCCGAGCACCTTGAACGCCCCGAAGCGGTCAAGGAGTTGATCAGCCGCAGCGGCACTGAATGGATCGCCGTGCTCAGCCAGGATGTGCTGCGCCTGCAAAATGTCGGGGATTTTGTGTGTGAGTGGTTTTTCGACTTCCACACGCTGCCCTTTGACGTGGCGCGCGTGCAAGTCACCCTCGGGCGTGCGTTCGGCATGGCACGCCTGCGGGGCAAAGGCTACGCGCTGGTCGATGAGCCCGAACATGAGTTGCTTGGCGATAGCCGGCCGATCCGTGAACTGCGCAAATTGCTGGCCAAGCTCGCGCCCACGGAATCACCGGTACTGATTCGCGGCGACAGCGGCACCGGTAAAGAACTGGTGGCCAAGACCCTGCATCGCCAATCCCAGCGCCATGCCAAGCCGTTTGTGGCGATCAACTGCGGCGCCATTCCGGAACACTTGATCCAGTCCGAACTGTTTGGCCATGAGAAAGGTGCATTTACCGGCGCGCACCAGCGCAAAGTCGGGCGTATCGAGGCGGCCCACGGCGGCACGCTGTTTCTCGATGAAATCGGCGACTTGCCCATGGAGCTGCAAGCCAACCTGCTGCGCTTTCTGCAGGAAAAACAGATCGAGCGCGTCGGCGGTAGCCAGCCCATCCCGGTGGATGTGCGCGTGCTGGCGGCGACTCACGTCGACCTGGAGGCCGCAGTGGCCAAGGGCACCTTTCGCGAAGACCTGTATTACCGACTCAACGTTTTGCAGGTGATTACCGCGCCGCTGCGCGAGCGCCATGGCGATGTGGCAATGCTGGCCAATCATTTTTCGCGTTTCTACAGCCAGGAAACCGGCCGGCGCCCGCGCAGTTTCAGCGAAGATGCGCTGGTGGCCATGGGGCAACACCCGTGGCCGGGCAATGTGCGTGAGTTGGCCAACCGCGTGCGGCGTGGCCTGGTGCTGGCTGAAGGGCGGCAGATTGAAGCCGTTGATCTGGGACTGCAAGGCGAGCAGGCAATCGCGCCGCCGATGGCTACACTGGAAGATTACAAGCACCGCGCCGAACGACAGGCGCTGTGCGATGTGCTCAACCGGCACAGCGACAACCTGAGTGTCGCCGCCCGCGTGTTGGGGGTTTCCCGGCCGACGTTCTACCGGTTGCTGCACAAACACCAGATCCGCTAG
- a CDS encoding dermonecrotic toxin domain-containing protein, with protein MVRVTPPYFFDEFLQPISRKTPSDRERALGLTTQDLDWLHNLYYASDAARQDTQLRGHPMRVERLLINVSGQPATPIAGAFVMSPSPDGAKALLYTPYGGIQVADDHASLLTEVGEQLVDPVQRVEWLSFLSITQRNALPVGTTIMLTTATIEGSVQVDQEQTLQACQHANVQAMLAHLQKIPTLPGMLDTLLGIMARADFPGLDQRHTQVNCFVQMPGGGGRRWVESQPLSEALLQFYVRHAWPKAQTREFINPRHVTSTFTQPQLEQDQQHWETLVEQTSSILSKLLDSLLQTYWNEDTGSGTSRLDFFAQVMADKFRLDILLKRQQETLTADQSHTLQALFLSDQTARSHYASRLSVEKVRLYAPYQHYVELAGTLMLSETHAYLYTQSRGLQVLENLDDLKDTLLSMLKAAGHEDELLNVLSLDERNTFMSLDQINIAAGPVTGGVFTGMVEDIALKQISNMNHALELYRRSDGQVDLAALLDCALDIRTMLDDRLAPLDTAGRWTVHPVTSGNSRPSTVKAERAKLHLQRLTAAEEALAIERKQHPTLRSMVTLALDAQLQAQQLEVKADEVYINSYETPAQEREERPPVSSLSMVEHFIERLSLEAAPIAGADTTGFYKKLNPRVAQQLHSMTLSTFNDVIDRVLKVFADNDMHNLPRLFLGNARDKHAHSMRLGLQSEAEMRVLGKTMTARSQAVLDTVLRPDSLLRLTRHGLNGFLPDAYALTLGIGTSAATSPLANLFVLTERGGIDPERSGRVVLWTPRLGHEVFTSIETLRSALTQRLAHPIKRLSLLENLPVSLRRPHQVYRLGPLQRIDDNVLNNRLQTYSDYVMDGVDHLLSMKLPARALQDRLDNVLEQAAPTNLARAIAVAGALVNQQALPVWLGMATTQDQIHHAELLEQYHNSAPDEKDYLHGIVPVRKHAFTALQALLKARFPDLDLSPDDIQLPVHQALDVHVLSLTDFAVRHWPDLEAENLRPRSRTATPLPPALDASTVIQMVRQLDLKTAYHSVVQNTLNAQTEAARKRRRLFCRQLPWQMLQYAHEQKLQERLTARALGYIQQVFNMPDALARATLAGATAIIRPLALIATDGAAAVKALGMYLIGPESSSAGPLVLYAPYSENHVLKEYANEQALLDELEKPGALQDWTLRHLELAHQATYRNLLQNNRHRPSDIRLAASAVSGNALHALFSDNTQMLLKMLACQFKKDAKVLWDTAVNLLGEDIPTAVRFMAGKLAYPLVVWRSYRLFKRSAEALQLHKWRAALKDFIAGVAQMAALRGELDGSAKPPPTEKPVTLAELSDDTLPTATSLSSLDITAPSRTELQPFEDHDIALKDLEKSPTSHVYHDKSRSKSYVPLDGKVYSVKKTAQHWRLSKDPLNGAYVGRNPQGKWVLDLRRHNPRFGKVLSRYRTRNGERETINIEASGIRAIANLSNWKAQAINEALNVATYYGVTCKRNIAHFSLQRDPNSRVGLFLGEMFGVISISPQQLSRVEKIIDGILDELSDPSLTGPDSKRFVSGTSRVSMAQEYAFVIPEDRERKLYLLNRFFDPDMDEYQNRLNSPFDISAHARASTLIHELTHLRLRTEDIAYMDTMRPFPDLINPAQPGAQLMKTTLEDLRKTALSTLTPATMLFKTWDDLSATWEDYGADSGTHYIKQKVLSATGAKDLDDARQVFMSDPDKRIDTILANADSVTYLITHLGRLLDAGA; from the coding sequence ATGGTCCGCGTCACCCCACCGTACTTTTTCGACGAATTCCTGCAGCCCATCAGTCGAAAAACCCCCAGCGACCGCGAGCGCGCATTGGGGCTCACCACCCAAGACCTTGATTGGCTGCATAACCTTTACTACGCCAGCGATGCCGCTCGCCAGGATACCCAACTGCGCGGCCATCCGATGCGCGTCGAGAGACTGCTGATCAACGTCTCAGGTCAACCGGCGACGCCCATCGCCGGTGCATTTGTGATGAGCCCCAGCCCGGATGGTGCCAAGGCCCTGCTGTACACCCCGTATGGCGGCATTCAGGTTGCTGACGATCATGCTTCGCTGCTCACCGAAGTGGGCGAGCAGTTGGTCGACCCGGTGCAGCGCGTCGAATGGCTGAGCTTCCTGTCGATTACCCAGCGCAACGCGTTGCCTGTCGGCACCACCATCATGTTGACCACTGCAACGATCGAAGGCTCGGTGCAAGTGGACCAGGAGCAGACGCTGCAGGCCTGCCAGCACGCCAACGTGCAGGCGATGCTTGCGCACCTGCAAAAAATCCCGACCTTGCCCGGCATGCTCGATACGCTGCTCGGCATCATGGCGCGCGCTGACTTCCCAGGGCTGGATCAACGCCATACGCAGGTGAACTGTTTTGTGCAAATGCCGGGGGGCGGCGGTCGACGCTGGGTCGAGTCCCAACCGTTAAGCGAAGCGCTCCTGCAGTTTTATGTACGACATGCCTGGCCCAAGGCGCAAACCCGCGAGTTCATTAACCCCCGGCATGTCACCAGCACCTTCACCCAGCCCCAACTGGAACAAGATCAGCAGCATTGGGAAACGCTGGTCGAACAGACCTCCAGCATCTTGTCAAAGCTGCTGGACAGCCTGCTGCAGACTTACTGGAACGAGGACACCGGCAGCGGCACCTCGCGCCTGGATTTTTTCGCGCAGGTCATGGCTGACAAGTTTCGTCTGGATATCTTGCTCAAGCGCCAACAAGAAACCCTCACTGCCGACCAAAGCCACACGCTCCAGGCGCTGTTCCTCAGCGACCAGACCGCCCGCAGCCACTACGCCAGCCGCCTGAGCGTGGAGAAAGTGCGGCTTTACGCGCCGTATCAGCACTATGTGGAGCTGGCCGGCACGCTGATGCTCAGCGAAACACACGCTTACCTCTACACGCAATCGCGCGGATTGCAGGTGCTCGAAAACCTCGATGATCTGAAAGACACCTTGTTGAGCATGCTCAAGGCCGCCGGGCACGAAGATGAGTTGCTCAACGTGCTCTCCCTGGATGAACGCAACACGTTTATGAGCCTGGACCAGATAAACATCGCGGCCGGCCCCGTCACAGGCGGCGTGTTCACCGGCATGGTCGAAGACATTGCACTCAAGCAGATCAGCAATATGAACCACGCACTGGAACTTTACCGGCGCAGCGACGGCCAGGTAGACCTGGCTGCGCTGCTCGATTGCGCCCTGGATATACGCACGATGCTGGACGATCGCCTGGCACCGCTGGACACCGCCGGGCGTTGGACGGTTCATCCGGTCACCAGCGGTAACAGCCGCCCCTCTACGGTAAAAGCCGAGCGCGCCAAGCTGCACCTTCAACGCCTGACGGCGGCCGAGGAGGCGCTGGCCATCGAGCGCAAACAGCATCCGACCTTGCGCAGCATGGTCACCCTTGCCCTGGACGCGCAGCTGCAGGCACAGCAATTGGAGGTGAAGGCCGATGAGGTCTACATCAACAGCTACGAAACGCCAGCCCAGGAACGTGAAGAGCGCCCGCCCGTGTCGTCGTTGAGCATGGTAGAGCACTTCATCGAGCGCTTGAGCCTTGAAGCCGCACCGATTGCCGGCGCCGACACCACCGGCTTTTACAAAAAGCTCAACCCGCGTGTGGCCCAGCAGTTGCACAGCATGACCCTGAGCACTTTCAACGACGTGATTGACCGAGTGTTGAAGGTATTTGCTGACAACGATATGCATAACCTCCCACGCCTGTTTTTGGGCAACGCCCGTGACAAGCATGCCCACTCAATGCGCCTTGGGTTGCAAAGCGAGGCCGAAATGCGGGTATTGGGTAAAACCATGACCGCCCGCAGCCAGGCGGTGCTTGATACGGTGCTGCGGCCGGACAGCCTGCTGCGCTTGACCCGTCACGGCCTCAACGGCTTTTTGCCGGATGCCTACGCATTGACACTGGGTATTGGCACCTCGGCGGCCACCAGCCCCCTTGCCAACCTGTTTGTACTGACTGAACGCGGCGGTATTGACCCCGAACGCTCAGGCCGGGTCGTGCTGTGGACGCCTCGGCTGGGCCATGAAGTGTTTACGTCGATTGAAACCCTGCGCAGTGCGTTGACACAGCGCCTGGCGCATCCGATCAAGCGTTTGAGCCTGCTGGAAAACCTGCCCGTCTCCCTGCGCAGGCCCCATCAGGTGTATCGGTTGGGCCCGCTGCAACGCATCGATGACAACGTACTGAACAACCGCCTGCAAACCTACAGCGATTACGTGATGGACGGGGTTGATCACCTGCTTTCCATGAAGTTACCCGCGCGTGCCCTGCAAGACCGCCTGGACAACGTGCTGGAGCAGGCCGCGCCCACCAATCTGGCACGCGCGATCGCGGTGGCCGGCGCCCTCGTCAACCAGCAGGCGCTGCCCGTGTGGCTGGGCATGGCAACGACTCAGGACCAGATCCACCACGCTGAACTGCTTGAGCAATACCACAACAGTGCACCCGACGAAAAAGACTACTTGCACGGCATCGTGCCCGTGCGCAAACATGCGTTCACAGCCCTGCAGGCACTGCTCAAGGCACGGTTTCCCGACCTTGACCTCTCGCCGGATGACATTCAACTGCCGGTGCACCAGGCGCTGGACGTCCATGTATTGAGCCTGACCGATTTTGCCGTGCGTCACTGGCCGGACCTGGAAGCCGAAAACCTGCGTCCACGTTCACGCACTGCCACGCCGCTGCCGCCTGCACTGGACGCCAGTACGGTGATCCAGATGGTCCGGCAGCTGGACCTTAAAACCGCTTACCACAGCGTGGTACAGAACACGCTCAACGCCCAGACCGAAGCGGCGCGCAAACGCCGGCGCCTGTTCTGCCGTCAGTTGCCTTGGCAAATGCTGCAATACGCCCACGAGCAAAAGCTGCAGGAACGCCTTACAGCGCGGGCCCTTGGCTACATCCAGCAGGTTTTCAACATGCCCGATGCCCTGGCACGCGCAACCCTTGCGGGCGCGACCGCCATTATTCGCCCGCTGGCGTTGATAGCGACCGATGGCGCTGCGGCCGTGAAGGCATTGGGCATGTACCTGATTGGCCCTGAAAGCAGCAGCGCCGGGCCGCTGGTGTTATATGCGCCCTACAGCGAAAACCATGTGCTCAAGGAGTATGCAAACGAACAAGCCTTGCTGGATGAATTGGAAAAGCCGGGTGCACTTCAGGATTGGACCTTGCGGCACTTGGAGCTGGCGCATCAGGCCACTTACCGCAACCTGCTGCAAAACAACCGGCATCGCCCCTCCGACATCCGTCTCGCCGCGTCTGCGGTGAGCGGCAACGCCCTGCACGCCCTGTTCAGCGACAACACGCAAATGCTGCTCAAGATGCTGGCTTGCCAGTTCAAGAAAGACGCCAAAGTTCTATGGGACACTGCGGTCAACCTGCTGGGCGAGGACATTCCCACGGCCGTGCGCTTCATGGCCGGAAAACTTGCGTACCCTCTGGTGGTGTGGCGCAGCTACCGATTGTTCAAACGCTCAGCCGAGGCGCTGCAGTTGCACAAGTGGAGGGCTGCCTTGAAGGACTTTATCGCGGGCGTGGCGCAAATGGCGGCGCTGCGTGGGGAACTGGACGGCAGCGCAAAACCGCCGCCCACAGAAAAACCCGTCACGCTGGCAGAGCTGTCGGACGACACGCTGCCCACGGCGACAAGCCTGAGCAGCCTGGACATCACCGCCCCCTCGCGCACTGAGTTACAGCCTTTCGAAGATCACGATATCGCGCTGAAGGACCTTGAAAAAAGCCCCACCAGCCATGTCTATCACGACAAGTCCAGGTCAAAAAGCTATGTGCCACTGGACGGAAAAGTCTACTCAGTCAAGAAAACCGCCCAGCACTGGCGCCTGTCCAAGGACCCACTGAACGGCGCCTACGTGGGCCGCAACCCACAAGGTAAATGGGTGCTGGACCTGCGTCGGCATAACCCGCGCTTCGGCAAAGTACTGTCGCGCTACAGAACGCGCAACGGCGAGCGCGAGACGATCAACATCGAAGCGAGCGGCATACGCGCGATTGCCAACCTGTCCAACTGGAAAGCCCAGGCCATCAATGAAGCGTTGAACGTGGCGACTTATTACGGCGTCACCTGCAAGCGCAACATCGCGCACTTTTCGCTGCAACGTGATCCCAATAGCCGCGTCGGCCTTTTTTTGGGGGAAATGTTCGGTGTGATCAGCATCAGCCCGCAGCAGCTCAGTCGGGTCGAGAAAATTATCGATGGCATACTCGATGAATTAAGCGACCCCAGCTTGACCGGGCCCGATTCCAAACGTTTTGTCAGCGGCACCAGCCGCGTGAGCATGGCGCAGGAATACGCCTTTGTGATTCCTGAGGACCGGGAGCGCAAACTGTATTTGCTCAACCGGTTCTTTGATCCGGACATGGACGAGTACCAGAACCGCTTGAACTCACCCTTCGATATCTCGGCCCACGCCAGGGCCAGCACGTTGATTCACGAATTGACGCACTTGAGGCTGCGTACCGAAGACATCGCGTACATGGACACGATGCGCCCCTTTCCCGACTTGATTAACCCTGCGCAGCCGGGTGCGCAGTTGATGAAGACGACGCTGGAAGATTTGCGCAAGACCGCATTGTCGACGCTGACACCCGCCACAATGCTGTTCAAGACCTGGGATGATTTATCGGCGACATGGGAAGACTACGGTGCGGACAGCGGCACCCATTACATCAAACAAAAAGTCCTCAGCGCCACGGGCGCCAAGGACCTTGATGACGCCCGGCAGGTATTCATGAGTGACCCCGACAAGCGAATCGACACCATTTTGGCCAACGCCGACTCAGTGACTTATCTGATTACTCACCTGGGCCGTTTGCTGGATGCGGGAGCCTGA
- a CDS encoding adhesin → MNRSWMLLAALGCTAAMADSNNNATIDNSGKQYNGVVTVNQAAGDQQQLSNNVAITVGHNAQTTIAVTQKISGAAADRALNAKAAIQGNSFSNGNGALSVNQSAGAQNQMINAVRISVSAGPQSIDDSVMSQQTVALATDSGLTSTTGSRQVVTSDQAFTGSRGVVQVNQSAGVGNRVANTLNVRLN, encoded by the coding sequence ATGAACCGCTCCTGGATGCTGCTTGCCGCGCTCGGTTGCACAGCGGCCATGGCCGACAGCAATAACAACGCGACCATCGATAACTCGGGCAAGCAATACAACGGCGTGGTCACGGTCAACCAGGCCGCCGGCGACCAGCAACAGCTGAGTAACAACGTTGCCATCACCGTCGGCCACAACGCCCAGACGACCATCGCCGTCACGCAAAAAATCAGCGGCGCCGCCGCCGACCGCGCCCTCAACGCCAAGGCCGCGATCCAGGGCAACTCTTTCAGCAATGGCAACGGTGCACTGAGCGTCAACCAGTCCGCCGGGGCCCAGAACCAGATGATCAATGCCGTGCGAATCAGCGTCAGCGCTGGCCCGCAAAGCATCGACGACAGCGTCATGTCGCAACAGACCGTTGCGCTTGCAACCGACTCAGGGTTGACCTCTACCACTGGCAGCCGCCAGGTCGTTACCAGCGACCAGGCCTTCACCGGCAGCCGTGGAGTGGTTCAGGTCAACCAGAGCGCCGGGGTGGGGAACCGAGTGGCTAACACCCTGAATGTACGACTCAACTGA
- a CDS encoding FecR family protein — protein sequence MSENSLSEAEYDAITDAAAHWCMRLHAGDCTAEERRAFTQWHDADPLHAFEYAAMLEIWDVADHLPRSEPSPVVLPFKQRSRLRTYAVAAAVCLAALPLAAFTGWEAGWLPSAYEHFDAANGLRKVTLGDGSQVELNLGTELVYRNYKDQRQVTLKKGEAFFKVTHDRGHPFIVKAGDGQVRVTGTQFNVWKYEDQVRVMLLEGSVQISSDTQHAGVPLSPGMQASYHTGDATPQVAAIDPNDAGLAWRQGKLVLDNLALADALPLINRYLNKPVMLADANTGAIRIGGIYNINEVNNLVPSLPKVLPVYLTQNQDGNPVLNSIPRKAPKG from the coding sequence ATGAGCGAAAACTCCCTTTCAGAAGCCGAATACGACGCCATCACCGACGCCGCTGCGCATTGGTGCATGCGCCTGCATGCCGGTGATTGCACGGCTGAAGAACGTCGGGCGTTTACGCAATGGCACGATGCCGACCCGCTGCACGCCTTCGAATACGCGGCCATGCTGGAAATCTGGGACGTGGCCGACCACCTGCCGCGCAGCGAGCCTTCGCCGGTGGTACTGCCGTTCAAGCAGCGCAGCCGCTTGCGCACTTACGCCGTCGCTGCAGCAGTGTGCCTCGCCGCCTTGCCGCTGGCAGCCTTCACGGGCTGGGAAGCAGGCTGGCTGCCCAGTGCCTATGAGCATTTCGATGCTGCCAATGGCCTGCGCAAGGTCACCCTTGGCGATGGCAGCCAAGTCGAGTTGAACCTGGGCACCGAATTGGTCTACCGCAATTACAAGGATCAGCGCCAAGTCACCTTGAAAAAGGGCGAAGCGTTTTTCAAGGTCACCCATGACCGCGGTCACCCGTTTATTGTGAAGGCCGGTGACGGGCAGGTTCGGGTCACCGGCACCCAATTCAACGTATGGAAGTATGAAGATCAGGTCCGGGTGATGTTGCTGGAAGGCTCGGTGCAGATTTCCAGCGATACGCAGCACGCCGGCGTGCCGCTCAGCCCTGGCATGCAAGCCAGTTACCACACGGGTGACGCCACCCCGCAAGTCGCCGCGATAGACCCCAACGACGCCGGCCTGGCATGGCGCCAGGGCAAGTTGGTGCTCGACAACCTGGCCCTGGCCGACGCGTTGCCGCTGATCAACCGCTACCTGAACAAACCGGTGATGCTGGCAGATGCCAATACAGGGGCGATTCGCATTGGCGGCATCTACAACATCAATGAGGTCAACAACCTCGTCCCTTCCCTGCCCAAGGTTTTGCCGGTCTACCTGACCCAGAATCAGGACGGCAACCCCGTACTCAATTCCATCCCGCGTAAAGCGCCGAAGGGCTAA
- a CDS encoding heme utilization protein — MKTTMALKPLAFALAALMAVAAQAGQPNHHPQPAPTTASATTLDGQSNHYNVVINDKTKNNASANDSYNHSSGVANGNVLSGDNNQGKNDVAIVSGDADFVFASAGTAQSNTGNFVLNSGTKNNASLNDSGNNASGIIQLNAASGTSNQASNSTAIASGNGDGGAAAVTGVQDVSGNLTLNLSSGHGWSTKPVVNNASVNNSMNYSSGVSNSNVLSGSNNQGQNNVAITRF; from the coding sequence ATGAAAACTACAATGGCTCTTAAACCACTGGCTTTCGCTCTCGCTGCGCTCATGGCTGTTGCTGCTCAAGCGGGTCAACCTAACCATCATCCTCAGCCTGCGCCAACGACCGCTTCCGCGACGACTCTGGACGGTCAAAGCAACCACTACAACGTGGTGATCAATGACAAAACCAAAAACAACGCTTCGGCCAATGACTCCTACAACCACAGCAGTGGCGTAGCGAACGGCAACGTGCTGAGCGGTGACAACAACCAAGGCAAAAACGACGTGGCCATCGTTTCCGGTGATGCCGACTTCGTGTTCGCCAGCGCCGGTACCGCACAATCGAACACCGGCAACTTCGTGCTCAACAGCGGCACCAAAAACAACGCTTCGCTCAACGACAGCGGCAACAACGCATCGGGCATCATTCAGTTGAACGCAGCGTCTGGCACCTCCAACCAAGCCAGCAACAGCACTGCAATTGCCTCGGGCAATGGCGACGGCGGCGCAGCAGCGGTCACCGGCGTGCAGGACGTGTCGGGCAACCTGACGCTCAACCTGAGCAGCGGCCACGGCTGGAGCACCAAACCTGTGGTCAACAACGCCAGCGTGAACAACTCGATGAACTACAGCTCGGGCGTATCGAACTCCAACGTTCTGTCGGGCAGCAACAACCAAGGTCAGAACAACGTAGCAATCACTCGCTTCTGA
- a CDS encoding Cof-type HAD-IIB family hydrolase, with translation MSDATIHPIRFVLSDMDGTLLRPDHTPSQRTIDTVRALRDAGVFFSLASGRPPKAMMQMVEAFGIDVPVAGFNGGTLVNPDGSILLAHHLPAEAALVALALFSAEPDVEVWLFADGDWLRRDPPGPMVAREAAGLGYGPIVVESFEPYLDRVDKIVAASNNAPLLKALEAQLQPKVEGLAHVSRSQPVYLDVTAMLANKGDALKALAAHLGVPLEQTLAIGDGGNDPAMFHVAGFSIAMGQAEEVVKRQASVVTGSNVEDGAAQAIERFILAAK, from the coding sequence ATGAGTGACGCCACGATCCATCCCATCCGGTTTGTATTGAGTGATATGGACGGCACGCTGCTGCGCCCCGACCACACCCCCAGTCAACGCACTATCGACACGGTGCGCGCGTTGCGCGATGCCGGGGTGTTCTTCAGCCTGGCCAGCGGGCGGCCGCCCAAGGCCATGATGCAGATGGTCGAGGCGTTCGGCATCGATGTGCCGGTGGCGGGCTTTAATGGCGGTACGTTGGTCAACCCCGATGGCAGCATCCTGCTGGCGCATCATTTGCCGGCAGAAGCCGCCTTGGTGGCGCTGGCGCTGTTCAGCGCAGAGCCGGACGTCGAAGTCTGGCTGTTCGCCGACGGCGATTGGCTGCGCCGTGACCCACCTGGCCCGATGGTCGCGCGGGAGGCGGCCGGCTTGGGTTACGGGCCGATAGTGGTGGAGAGTTTCGAGCCCTACCTGGATCGCGTCGACAAGATCGTCGCCGCCAGTAACAACGCGCCGTTGCTCAAAGCGCTGGAAGCGCAGCTGCAGCCCAAAGTCGAAGGGTTGGCGCACGTGTCGCGCTCACAGCCGGTGTACCTCGACGTGACGGCCATGCTCGCCAACAAGGGTGACGCCTTGAAGGCTCTGGCCGCGCACCTTGGCGTGCCGCTTGAGCAAACGCTGGCCATCGGCGATGGCGGCAACGACCCGGCGATGTTTCACGTGGCAGGTTTTTCGATTGCCATGGGCCAGGCGGAAGAAGTGGTCAAGCGCCAAGCCAGTGTCGTCACCGGCAGCAATGTCGAGGATGGCGCTGCGCAAGCCATTGAGCGGTTTATTCTCGCGGCGAAATAA